One Hordeum vulgare subsp. vulgare chromosome 4H, MorexV3_pseudomolecules_assembly, whole genome shotgun sequence DNA window includes the following coding sequences:
- the LOC123449127 gene encoding patatin-like protein 7, translated as MEEAEEMQVERVHEDAEHGGADADADKLNYEIFSILESKFLFGYTDPQQLWLPKPAAAQASQAVPGKAAQRGKVCVLCVDGGGGGLRALLAGRALAHLEAALQRASGSPDARVADYFDLAAGTGAGGVFAAMLFSTHSRGAPLFRAEDTWRLVADHAPRLFRRPAGSTSLFCRAKKRPLAAPTAALGVAMKAAFGEELTLRDTIKPVLISCYDLRSSAPLLFSRADALESESYDFRLSDVGRAAWSEPGRFEPAEVASVDGVTSCAAVDGGPTMGSPAAAAITHVLHNKHEFPFVRGVEDLLVLSIGGCSGAGGSGATADADIMRMRRWGPKEWARPIARIAADGAADLVDHAVARAFGQCHSSNYLRIQAKRESMPPCGPDGEYDPTQANVQALLAAADEAMKQRNVESVLFEGRRIGQQTNAEKLEWFAAELVAEHRGRGSRIAPTVAFKQPPAMG; from the exons ATGGAGGAGGCCGAGGAGATGCAGGTGGAGAGGGTGCACGAGGACGCGGAGCACGGGggcgccgacgccgacgccgacaaGCTCAACTACGAGATTTTCTCCATCCTCGAGAGCAAGTTCCTCTTCGGCTACACGGACCCGCAACAGCTCTGGCTGCCCAAGCCGGCGGCGGCGCAGGCGTCGCAGGCGGTGCCGGGGAAGGCGGCGCAGCGGGGGAAGGTGTGCGTGCTCTGCGttgatggtggtggcggcgggctCAGGGCGCTGCTCGCCGGCCGAGCGCTCGCGCACCTTGAGGCCGCGCTCCAGCGCGCGTCCGGGAGCCCCGACGCGCGCGTCGCCGACTACTTCGACCTCGCCGCTGGCACGGGCGCGGGCGGCGTCTTCGCCGCGATGCTCTTCTCCACGCACTCGCGCGGCGCCCCGCTGTTCCGCGCCGAGGACACCTGGCGCCTGGTGGCGGACCACGCGCCCAGGCTCTTCCGCAGGCCCGCTGGCTCCACCTCCCTCTTCTGCCGCGCCAAGAAGCGCCCGCTCGCCGCGCCCACGGCGGCGCTGGGCGTCGCCATGAAGGCCGCGTTCGGCGAGGAGCTCACCCTGCGGGACACCATCAAGCCCGTGCTCATCTCCTGCTATGACCTCAGGTCGTCCGCGCCGCTCCTCTTCTCGCGCGCCGACGCCCTGGAGAGCGAGAGCTACGACTTCCGCCTCTCCGACGTCGGCCGCGCGGCCTGGTCGGAGCCCGGCCGCTTCGAGCCGGCTGAGGTGGCGTCGGTGGACGGCGTGACCTCCTGCGCCGCGGTGGACGGCGGGCCGACCATGGGCagcccggccgccgccgccatcacGCACGTGCTGCACAACAAGCACGAGTTCCCGTTCGTCCGCGGCGTCGAGGACCTCCTCGTCCTCTCCATCGGCGGCTGCTCCGGCGCGGGCGGCTCCGGGGCCACCGCGGACGCCGACATCATGCGCATGCGCCGGTGGGGTCCCAAGGAGTGGGCCCGCCCCATCGCCCGCATCGCGGCCGATGGCGCCGCCGACCTCGTGGACCACGCCGTTGCACGCGCCTTCGGGCAATGCCACTCGTCCAATTACCTGCGCATTCAG GCGAAACGGGAGAGCATGCCGCCGTGCGGGCCGGACGGGGAGTACGACCCGACGCAGGCGAACGTGCaggcgctgctcgcggcggcggacgAGGCGATGAAGCAGCGCAACGTCGAGTCGGTGCTCTTCGAGGGGAGGCGGATCGGGCAGCAGACCAACGCGGAGAAGCTGGAGTGgttcgccgccgagctcgtcgccgagcACCGCGGCAGGGGCTCCCGCATCGCGCCCACCGTCGCGTTCAAGCAGCCGCCGGCGATGGGCTGA